One Dialister invisus DSM 15470 genomic region harbors:
- a CDS encoding nitrogenase component 1: MSGVWRAVACCRGCAVIFHSPMGCVHVAETMDLGSHYRILADGRQENMECVPLVSSNIREKDSIFGGTGRLRQSISYVMETYHPECLFIATSCVAGVIGDDAESESADAEMRYGIPVICIPYAGFLGGEYSAGYYKTAETIIERFFRPCEHVPNRILLLGDQMGPEGQYVTEVKRLLSLLGLEVQGQFPGYLPFPEWANAPAAELAIVLGTTGQSDRMNGMADLLEKKFGIHAVKDIYPIGWENTCKWILEIGRLHKNVEKAKVIIEEEKKRIDSYVKSILHITKGKKAVIGIGRGTHWYNPSDTISALRQLEMRIEAVILYDNLTDKEKAEYRHRIGKEESIPVYDGRDGQELIDAADILLTTNEIVSTKTKQFFIPMVPMVGTNGEIMIFRALYRLLCRYGNKGGIAYATI, from the coding sequence ATGTCGGGCGTATGGAGGGCGGTTGCATGCTGCCGGGGATGTGCAGTAATTTTTCACAGTCCCATGGGGTGTGTCCATGTGGCAGAGACGATGGATCTGGGATCGCATTACCGGATTCTTGCTGACGGCAGACAGGAAAATATGGAATGTGTGCCTCTTGTTTCCTCAAATATACGGGAAAAAGACAGTATCTTCGGTGGAACAGGCCGACTTCGGCAGAGTATTTCGTATGTTATGGAAACATATCATCCGGAATGTCTTTTTATTGCGACTTCTTGTGTGGCAGGAGTTATTGGAGATGATGCAGAGTCAGAATCGGCAGATGCGGAAATGAGGTACGGGATTCCGGTTATCTGTATTCCTTATGCGGGCTTTCTTGGCGGTGAGTATTCAGCGGGGTATTATAAGACGGCGGAAACGATCATAGAGCGCTTTTTTAGACCCTGTGAGCACGTACCTAATAGGATTCTGCTCTTAGGAGACCAAATGGGGCCCGAAGGGCAGTATGTGACCGAGGTGAAACGCCTTCTCTCCTTACTCGGATTGGAGGTACAGGGGCAGTTTCCCGGCTATCTTCCTTTTCCCGAATGGGCGAATGCTCCTGCTGCTGAATTGGCTATCGTGCTGGGAACAACAGGACAATCAGATCGTATGAATGGAATGGCTGATTTGTTAGAAAAGAAATTTGGTATCCATGCCGTTAAAGATATATATCCAATCGGTTGGGAAAATACTTGTAAATGGATTCTTGAAATAGGACGGCTTCATAAAAACGTAGAAAAGGCAAAAGTGATTATAGAGGAAGAAAAGAAGAGAATAGATTCTTATGTGAAATCGATTCTGCATATCACAAAAGGTAAAAAGGCAGTCATCGGTATTGGCCGCGGTACGCACTGGTATAATCCGTCAGATACAATTTCCGCCCTGCGGCAGTTGGAAATGCGTATTGAGGCGGTAATTCTTTATGATAATTTAACTGATAAGGAAAAAGCGGAATATCGCCATCGGATTGGAAAAGAGGAGTCAATTCCAGTCTATGACGGGCGAGACGGACAGGAGTTGATAGATGCTGCCGATATACTTTTGACGACGAATGAAATTGTCAGCACGAAAACGAAACAATTTTTTATACCTATGGTACCGATGGTTGGTACAAATGGAGAAATTATGATATTTCGGGCATTATACCGGCTGCTTTGCCGATATGGGAATAAGGGGGGGATTGCCTATGCAACCATCTGA
- a CDS encoding AAA family ATPase has translation MKKIAFYGKGGIGKSTTASNVSAALSLMGRKVCQIGCDPKNDSTRLLLGHICKETILDKVRACEIEDIKAEDIVHAGFNGITCVETGGPEPGVGCAGRGIIVSLQLLDKLNALPSVDLTLYDVLGDVVCGGFAMPIREGYASDIYIVSSGELMSLYAANNIAKGVRRFAMRGNVRLAGIIGNSRNTPNEKKLLTEFAKRLNTKLVAFVPRDRIVNISENSKQTVLQYAPDSAQADIYRKLANDIWMNEELSVPTPITFEELEKLVDIYGTEN, from the coding sequence ATGAAAAAAATTGCTTTTTATGGAAAGGGCGGTATTGGCAAATCCACAACTGCATCGAATGTTTCTGCCGCGTTAAGTCTGATGGGGAGAAAAGTCTGCCAAATCGGTTGTGATCCGAAGAATGACTCGACCCGGTTGCTTTTGGGGCACATATGTAAAGAAACTATTTTGGATAAGGTTCGGGCTTGTGAGATTGAGGATATTAAAGCGGAAGATATAGTCCATGCCGGATTTAACGGGATTACCTGTGTGGAAACCGGCGGACCTGAGCCCGGAGTAGGTTGTGCCGGAAGGGGGATTATCGTATCTTTACAGCTGTTGGACAAACTGAATGCACTGCCTTCTGTCGATTTAACCTTGTATGATGTACTTGGTGATGTGGTATGCGGGGGGTTCGCAATGCCCATAAGAGAAGGATATGCATCTGATATCTATATTGTGTCTTCAGGTGAATTAATGTCTCTTTATGCAGCTAATAATATCGCCAAAGGTGTGCGGCGGTTTGCTATGCGCGGAAATGTAAGACTCGCAGGTATTATTGGCAACAGCAGGAACACACCCAACGAAAAGAAGTTGCTCACGGAATTTGCTAAGCGTTTAAATACAAAGTTGGTAGCTTTCGTACCGCGCGACAGAATTGTGAATATTTCTGAAAATTCGAAACAGACTGTGCTTCAGTATGCACCGGATTCAGCGCAGGCGGATATATACAGAAAATTAGCGAATGATATTTGGATGAATGAAGAGTTATCTGTACCGACACCAATAACGTTTGAGGAATTAGAAAAGCTGGTAGATATTTATGGAACCGAGAACTAA
- a CDS encoding 5-formyltetrahydrofolate cyclo-ligase: MIMEEPLLIYKKKELRKKMLALRRALSTDEMDKMAMCLRANIVSLPQYKKANRIMAFLAMRGESNLDPLIEQALADEKEIYIPVCLPERQMGAGRLFSMSGFTKGPLGLRNLPAPYTMIGPEDLDLVLVPAVACGVDGTRLGMGAGYYDRYLERVSPEKRVSVLWDFQVMDSVPNGIYDKYISKIVTEKRIIITKRG; encoded by the coding sequence AAAGGAACTTCGGAAAAAGATGCTCGCCTTAAGGCGGGCTCTTTCTACTGATGAAATGGATAAAATGGCAATGTGTTTGCGGGCAAATATCGTTTCTCTGCCGCAATATAAAAAGGCCAACCGCATTATGGCTTTTTTAGCCATGAGGGGGGAGTCAAATCTAGATCCATTAATTGAACAGGCTTTGGCGGATGAAAAGGAAATATATATTCCTGTTTGTCTACCTGAAAGACAGATGGGGGCCGGGCGGCTTTTTTCCATGTCCGGCTTTACAAAAGGACCTCTTGGATTAAGGAATCTTCCTGCACCTTATACAATGATTGGACCAGAAGATTTAGATTTAGTGCTTGTTCCTGCGGTTGCCTGTGGAGTAGACGGAACCCGTTTGGGGATGGGAGCAGGATATTATGACAGATATCTCGAAAGAGTCTCCCCTGAAAAACGTGTGTCTGTTTTATGGGATTTTCAGGTGATGGATTCTGTCCCTAATGGAATTTATGATAAATATATCTCAAAAATAGTTACAGAAAAACGTATCATTATTACGAAAAGGGGATGA
- the secF gene encoding protein translocase subunit SecF, translating to MKLMFKNFDVIAKRKLWFSVSGLLVLLSIMSIIMFRFNWGIDFTGGTILELGFSQNVTVEQVRNGIREDGLETAVIQLSGSIDGESGNDVIIRTRNLSANESQAIIDHINTKVGTAEVKRIETVGAVIGSEVTKNTLLNVLLSFGAMILYMTIRFEHRIAFAAIVAIVHDILMVLGVFAFFHLEVDASFLAAILTVLGYSMNESVVIFDRIREAIHTHRRTDSFAILANDSIHQTIRRSMYTLITTLFCVTSLYLFGGDTTKNFALVMLVGFISGAYSSVCVATSIWVTWHEHVRSSRNRAEA from the coding sequence ATGAAGCTAATGTTTAAAAATTTTGATGTTATTGCAAAGAGAAAGCTTTGGTTTTCTGTTTCCGGTTTGTTGGTACTGCTTTCTATCATGTCTATTATTATGTTCCGGTTTAACTGGGGCATTGATTTTACCGGTGGAACAATTCTTGAATTGGGGTTCAGTCAAAATGTGACCGTAGAACAAGTTCGAAATGGGATTCGGGAAGATGGATTGGAAACGGCGGTTATCCAGCTCTCCGGGTCTATAGATGGGGAATCGGGAAATGATGTTATTATTCGCACGAGAAACCTGAGCGCAAATGAGTCACAGGCCATAATCGACCATATCAATACCAAAGTAGGTACGGCAGAAGTAAAACGTATTGAGACAGTAGGCGCGGTTATTGGATCAGAAGTAACCAAAAATACACTTTTAAATGTTCTGTTATCTTTTGGCGCTATGATTTTATATATGACAATCCGTTTTGAGCATAGGATTGCATTTGCAGCGATTGTTGCCATCGTTCATGATATTTTGATGGTGCTTGGCGTATTTGCTTTTTTCCATTTGGAAGTGGATGCGTCTTTCCTGGCGGCTATTTTAACGGTTTTAGGCTATTCCATGAATGAGTCAGTTGTTATCTTTGACCGTATTAGGGAAGCGATTCATACTCACAGGCGGACGGACAGTTTTGCTATTTTAGCTAATGACTCTATTCATCAGACCATCCGCCGCTCTATGTACACACTGATTACCACATTATTTTGTGTTACTTCCCTTTATCTTTTTGGTGGAGATACTACAAAGAACTTTGCTTTGGTCATGCTTGTCGGATTTATTTCAGGCGCTTATTCTTCCGTCTGCGTAGCTACATCCATTTGGGTAACCTGGCATGAACATGTCAGGAGCAGCAGAAATAGAGCGGAAGCATGA
- the secD gene encoding protein translocase subunit SecD translates to MEKKRASSLRTGKLLQFFVVIGVIIGIFAASIGWLAGNIRQGLDLQGGTHIIMQAEDTEQNKVTPESIVQVINIMQKRVNEMGLTEPIIQREGANRIIIELPGERDPQKAIETIGKTAVLEFRDEEGNVCLTGEDLKDAREQIGQNREPLVALQFSKEGGDKFAKLTAANIGRHVGIYLDGDLLTNPVVNDAITGGSAVITGQRTLEEAKDLAILLRSGALPVKVSVLEVRTVGPSLGQDSKDKSVVAFAIGLSLVVFFMLAVYRISGFVADTALLVYVLILLGILYVLHATLTLPSIAGIILSIGMAVDANVLIFERFKEEIASGKLLRLAVQSGFKRAFVTIFDANMTVIITSCILFFLGSATVKGFAFSLGLGVAVSMFTAITVSRTLLMLLINANWIHNPWWFGGKKGDEANV, encoded by the coding sequence TTGGAAAAGAAGAGAGCAAGCTCGCTCCGCACGGGAAAATTGCTGCAGTTTTTTGTCGTTATCGGTGTAATTATCGGCATTTTTGCCGCATCCATCGGATGGTTAGCAGGAAATATACGGCAGGGACTCGATCTTCAGGGCGGGACGCATATCATTATGCAGGCGGAAGATACTGAGCAGAACAAAGTAACTCCTGAGTCTATTGTTCAAGTTATTAATATTATGCAAAAGCGCGTCAATGAAATGGGGTTGACAGAGCCTATCATTCAACGGGAAGGCGCAAATCGTATTATTATTGAACTTCCGGGGGAAAGGGATCCGCAGAAAGCTATCGAAACTATCGGAAAAACAGCTGTTCTTGAATTTAGAGATGAAGAAGGGAATGTTTGTCTTACCGGGGAAGACCTGAAAGATGCGAGAGAACAGATCGGACAGAATCGAGAACCTCTTGTTGCCTTACAATTTAGTAAAGAAGGGGGAGATAAATTTGCGAAGCTTACTGCAGCCAATATCGGCCGTCATGTAGGGATTTATCTGGATGGGGATTTACTTACGAATCCTGTTGTCAATGATGCAATTACAGGTGGATCCGCAGTTATTACCGGACAAAGGACATTGGAAGAGGCTAAAGATCTGGCGATTCTTCTTCGCAGCGGTGCACTGCCTGTTAAAGTATCGGTGCTTGAAGTTCGTACGGTAGGTCCGTCTTTAGGGCAGGATTCGAAAGATAAGTCGGTAGTAGCCTTTGCAATTGGACTTTCCCTTGTTGTATTTTTTATGCTTGCAGTATACCGTATATCGGGGTTTGTAGCAGATACAGCGCTTCTTGTTTATGTATTGATACTGCTGGGCATACTTTATGTGCTCCATGCAACATTGACACTGCCCAGTATCGCAGGGATTATTTTGTCGATCGGTATGGCTGTGGATGCGAATGTATTGATTTTTGAAAGATTTAAAGAAGAAATTGCATCCGGAAAACTTTTGCGGCTGGCGGTGCAGTCTGGGTTTAAACGTGCTTTTGTTACAATTTTTGATGCGAATATGACAGTAATTATTACATCATGCATTTTATTTTTCTTGGGAAGTGCGACGGTTAAAGGCTTTGCGTTTTCATTGGGACTTGGCGTAGCAGTTTCTATGTTTACCGCTATTACGGTCAGCCGTACTTTGCTGATGCTTCTGATTAATGCGAACTGGATTCATAACCCCTGGTGGTTTGGTGGTAAAAAGGGGGATGAAGCTAATGTTTAA